From the genome of Spirosomataceae bacterium TFI 002, one region includes:
- a CDS encoding dihydrofolate reductase yields MSISLIIAVAKNNVIGKDNQLIWRLSEDLKNFKRLTSGHSIVMGRKTYDSIGRPLPNRHNIVITRSKELFYDGCLMAYGLQEAIDIAKQLDGNEEIFIIGGANIYTQALPMVSKVYLTLVDAEPEGDAFFDLRLFDNFQKIESTFFKKDEKNEFDFEIATLVRKVQP; encoded by the coding sequence ATGAGCATTTCTTTAATCATCGCAGTTGCGAAAAACAACGTAATAGGAAAAGACAACCAATTGATATGGCGTTTGTCGGAAGATTTAAAAAACTTCAAAAGACTGACAAGCGGACATAGCATAGTCATGGGTAGAAAAACCTACGACTCCATTGGAAGACCACTTCCCAATCGACATAATATTGTTATTACTCGCAGCAAAGAGCTTTTTTATGATGGTTGCTTGATGGCCTACGGCCTGCAAGAGGCTATTGATATCGCAAAGCAACTTGATGGCAATGAAGAAATATTCATCATAGGAGGTGCCAATATATATACTCAGGCACTCCCAATGGTAAGTAAAGTTTACCTCACACTTGTAGATGCTGAACCAGAAGGTGATGCTTTTTTTGACCTCAGGCTATTCGATAATTTCCAAAAAATAGAAAGTACTTTTTTCAAGAAAGATGAAAAGAATGAGTTCGATTTTGAAATAGCCACCCTCGTAAGAAAAGTACAACCTTAA
- a CDS encoding Superfamily II DNA or RNA helicase, SNF2 family has product MTVSPNEPFEIIYSLFEHQHLGYLFESFIVQLSPKGDLTYQYQNVSHKNIMEFASGVDEIDVELVKQMDQIQQDAILRKFNPKGLKAFDFFSKTFGSEKGDFKTRAAIEEHLDKYRARILANILTKRLFTMTNDGIPIGTEIRIQKEKTKVYFHFDRQADKTLYYPIVKCGENRVKIQFTNTTILNEKPAFLLSQGQLHHFEDYVDAKKLKPFLDKSNIVIDRKIESTYFRKFVGPLIAQFNVFAKGFEIRKEHLTSKPQLTLTEIAHKNVRELTLFDGDTTDVEEEGTDGKITFDLHFNYGKYEFRYDSMAAFAYVDVEQDGDDWIFHKVQRNLPHEKDIVSFLVERGLKISGGRKTLPKNEAFSWIQQNAAILEEKGIAIKQKEDSENEYFLGVSSIEVNIVENRDWFDIKTKVRFGDFEIAFVTLRELVLSNRREFRLPNGQIAVIPEEWFLRYHELFTLSNVNDDDELVLGKHHMVLVQNLEEDGLASTVIGRKLANLQRFEEIEEIEMPKAFKGTLRPYQKAGYNWLHFLRNFNLGGCLADDMGLGKTVTTLAFLQSIKETNDKHPTLLIMPTSLIYNWQKEAEKFTPKLKVLIHSGSNREKNTNHFQDYDLVLSSYGVIRIDIDIIKNFRFDYIILDESQAIKNPSSNISQAVRMLNSINRLILTGTPLENSTMDLWSQLTFVNPGLLGSQRYFKEKFQIPIEKQRNVEATQKLNARVKPFMLRRHKSQVATELPEKIEAVQYCDMSDEQEKMYEETKAHYRNKILEHIEQKGLKHSHLMVLQGLMKLRQIANNPLMIDEDFDGESGKDSDVIHKMNNIIESGSKVLIFSQFVKHLAILKGYLDLHEIPYSYLDGSTKDREKQVNNFQDDPEIKVFLISLKAGGVGLNLTAAEYVFLLDPWWNPAIEAQAVDRAHRIGQKKTVFTYKFISRNTVEEKILSLQKVKRRLFDDLVTTEETFMKSLEQKDLLALLD; this is encoded by the coding sequence ATGACGGTTTCACCCAACGAACCATTCGAAATTATTTACTCATTATTCGAGCATCAGCACCTTGGGTATCTATTTGAATCGTTTATAGTACAACTCAGTCCCAAAGGAGACCTCACCTATCAGTACCAAAATGTTTCTCACAAAAACATCATGGAGTTTGCTTCGGGTGTAGATGAAATTGATGTTGAATTGGTGAAACAAATGGATCAAATTCAGCAAGATGCAATCTTGAGAAAGTTTAATCCCAAAGGGCTTAAAGCATTTGATTTTTTTAGCAAAACCTTTGGTTCCGAAAAAGGTGATTTCAAAACTAGAGCCGCCATTGAAGAACACCTAGACAAGTATAGAGCTAGAATTCTTGCAAATATTCTCACCAAAAGGTTGTTTACCATGACCAACGATGGTATTCCAATTGGTACTGAAATTAGAATTCAAAAAGAAAAAACAAAAGTATACTTTCACTTTGACCGCCAAGCAGACAAAACCCTCTATTACCCTATAGTAAAATGTGGTGAAAACAGAGTGAAAATTCAGTTTACAAACACTACAATATTAAACGAAAAACCTGCATTTCTGCTAAGCCAAGGGCAACTTCACCACTTTGAAGATTATGTAGATGCAAAAAAGCTAAAACCTTTTTTGGACAAAAGTAATATTGTCATTGATCGCAAAATTGAAAGTACATACTTCCGAAAATTCGTAGGCCCATTGATCGCACAATTCAATGTTTTTGCGAAAGGATTTGAGATTAGAAAAGAGCATCTCACAAGTAAGCCACAACTCACACTTACAGAGATTGCCCATAAAAATGTGCGAGAACTCACGCTTTTCGATGGTGATACAACAGATGTGGAGGAAGAAGGCACAGATGGGAAAATTACGTTTGACCTTCATTTCAACTATGGTAAGTACGAATTTCGCTATGACAGCATGGCGGCATTTGCCTATGTGGATGTAGAGCAAGATGGTGATGATTGGATTTTTCATAAGGTGCAACGCAACTTGCCACATGAGAAGGATATTGTTTCATTCTTGGTCGAAAGGGGCTTGAAAATTAGTGGAGGGCGTAAAACCCTTCCTAAAAATGAAGCATTTTCGTGGATACAACAAAATGCAGCCATACTTGAAGAAAAAGGTATAGCAATCAAGCAAAAAGAAGATAGTGAAAATGAATATTTCCTTGGTGTATCTAGTATTGAAGTCAATATTGTAGAAAATAGAGACTGGTTTGATATTAAAACAAAAGTAAGGTTTGGTGATTTTGAAATTGCCTTCGTTACGCTCCGTGAGTTAGTATTGAGCAATAGAAGAGAATTTAGATTGCCAAACGGTCAAATTGCTGTCATTCCAGAAGAATGGTTCTTGAGGTATCATGAGCTTTTTACCCTAAGTAACGTGAATGACGATGACGAGCTTGTACTAGGCAAACACCACATGGTATTGGTGCAAAACCTAGAAGAAGACGGACTCGCAAGTACGGTTATAGGAAGAAAACTTGCCAACCTGCAGCGATTTGAAGAAATAGAAGAAATAGAAATGCCTAAAGCTTTTAAAGGGACGCTACGACCTTACCAGAAAGCAGGGTATAATTGGCTTCATTTCTTGCGAAACTTCAACTTAGGAGGTTGCCTTGCCGATGATATGGGTTTGGGTAAAACGGTAACTACACTTGCGTTTTTACAATCCATTAAAGAAACAAATGACAAGCACCCTACCCTATTGATCATGCCTACTTCGCTGATTTATAATTGGCAAAAAGAAGCAGAGAAGTTCACTCCTAAACTTAAAGTTCTCATTCACTCGGGTAGCAATAGAGAGAAAAACACGAACCATTTCCAAGATTATGACTTGGTGCTAAGTTCTTACGGAGTAATACGAATAGACATCGATATCATTAAGAACTTCCGATTCGACTATATAATTCTTGACGAGTCTCAGGCCATTAAAAACCCGTCTTCCAACATCTCACAAGCTGTGCGAATGTTGAACTCGATCAATCGTCTTATACTTACTGGAACACCTCTAGAAAACTCGACGATGGATTTATGGAGTCAGTTGACTTTTGTGAATCCTGGCTTGTTAGGTTCTCAGCGATATTTCAAAGAGAAATTCCAAATACCGATAGAAAAACAACGGAATGTAGAAGCTACTCAAAAGCTGAACGCTAGGGTGAAGCCATTTATGCTCCGTCGCCATAAATCCCAAGTTGCCACAGAACTTCCAGAGAAAATAGAGGCTGTTCAATACTGCGACATGAGCGATGAGCAGGAAAAAATGTACGAAGAGACAAAAGCTCATTATAGAAATAAGATACTAGAACACATAGAGCAAAAAGGGCTAAAGCACTCTCATTTAATGGTACTGCAAGGTTTGATGAAACTGCGTCAAATAGCTAACAATCCGCTCATGATCGATGAAGATTTCGATGGGGAATCCGGCAAAGACTCAGATGTTATTCACAAGATGAACAACATAATAGAAAGTGGTTCCAAAGTACTTATTTTTAGTCAGTTCGTAAAGCATTTGGCGATATTGAAAGGTTACCTCGACCTTCACGAAATTCCTTATTCATATCTAGATGGCAGTACCAAAGACCGTGAAAAGCAAGTCAATAACTTCCAAGATGATCCAGAAATAAAGGTATTCTTAATTTCTCTCAAAGCTGGTGGCGTTGGACTCAACCTTACGGCTGCTGAATATGTATTCTTACTTGACCCTTGGTGGAATCCTGCCATAGAAGCACAAGCAGTAGACCGAGCACACAGAATAGGTCAAAAGAAAACAGTTTTCACCTACAAGTTCATTTCAAGAAACACAGTTGAGGAGAAAATCCTTTCGCTCCAAAAAGTTAAAAGGAGACTCTTCGACGATCTTGTTACTACAGAGGAAACCTTCATGAAATCACTGGAGCAAAAGGACTTGTTGGCTTTGTTGGATTAA
- a CDS encoding 2'-hydroxyisoflavone reductase, which produces MKNRRDFIKASLLAGATLGPVGKLMAKEWKPITTKIKPLNILILGGTSFLGPHQIAYALERGHSISTFTRGKTVPTIKKSVFDNVEQLIGDRADNLEALKGRKWDAVIDNSGNKEEWTRMSAELLKDNVGLYLYTSSTGVFYPYLGAGMTEDSPVVMEMPDNLNEMQELEYGFGVMKARSEVAAKAAFGDRTIIVRPTYMMGPGDRTDRFTYWPVRLQKGGEIMVPGKANDPVQHIDVRDVAEYMIRLIETGTTGTSNAVGPAGEMTMSEFVHGAHAAFSSPAKYTHVSDYSWLSEKYNLYDMVPWIVPTGENYGSARVNFDKAISQGLTYRPLADSVRDIYYWWMSDAVTQKRRNQLESGIMAQEAEMLTAWKKR; this is translated from the coding sequence ATGAAGAACAGAAGAGATTTTATAAAAGCCAGTTTATTGGCCGGAGCTACATTAGGACCAGTTGGAAAATTGATGGCAAAAGAATGGAAGCCGATAACAACTAAAATAAAACCACTCAACATTTTGATTTTAGGAGGAACCAGCTTTCTGGGACCGCATCAAATTGCATATGCACTCGAACGCGGACACAGCATAAGTACTTTTACGAGGGGCAAAACGGTTCCCACAATAAAAAAAAGCGTGTTTGACAATGTGGAGCAGCTGATTGGTGACAGGGCTGACAATCTGGAAGCTCTCAAGGGTAGAAAATGGGATGCCGTGATAGACAATAGCGGTAACAAAGAAGAATGGACTCGCATGTCGGCAGAGCTGCTAAAAGACAATGTTGGCTTATATCTTTACACTTCGTCTACGGGTGTTTTTTACCCATATTTGGGAGCTGGTATGACGGAAGATAGCCCTGTAGTAATGGAAATGCCAGACAACTTGAACGAAATGCAGGAGCTAGAATATGGGTTTGGCGTGATGAAAGCCCGCTCTGAAGTTGCTGCCAAAGCGGCTTTTGGCGATAGAACAATTATTGTAAGACCAACTTATATGATGGGCCCTGGCGACAGGACAGATAGGTTTACTTATTGGCCTGTTCGCTTGCAAAAAGGTGGCGAAATTATGGTTCCAGGTAAAGCAAATGATCCTGTTCAGCATATAGATGTACGCGATGTGGCGGAATACATGATTCGCTTAATTGAAACTGGTACAACTGGTACTTCTAATGCAGTAGGACCTGCGGGCGAAATGACCATGTCAGAGTTTGTGCACGGTGCACATGCAGCTTTTAGTTCTCCCGCAAAATACACTCATGTAAGTGATTACTCTTGGCTATCGGAAAAATACAATTTATATGATATGGTACCCTGGATAGTTCCCACAGGCGAAAACTATGGGTCGGCAAGAGTTAATTTTGACAAAGCCATAAGTCAAGGACTTACCTATCGACCGCTCGCAGACTCTGTGAGAGATATTTACTATTGGTGGATGTCCGATGCGGTGACACAAAAAAGAAGGAATCAACTCGAAAGTGGAATTATGGCTCAAGAGGCAGAGATGCTTACGGCTTGGAAGAAAAGGTGA
- a CDS encoding CubicO group peptidase, beta-lactamase class C family, giving the protein MKSNRRAFLGQLSASAATLAMWPILSECTTNEEMLKLLPTGVPEAEGVHSQAIIDFINAANSSGLEWHSFMLLKRGKVLAETYWKPFDKGMKHALYSLSKSFTSTAIGFAVQEKLLTVEDPVISFFEKEYKGTPDENLKAMKVKHLLTMTTGHDSDTLGEMRKNVGENWVKSFINHPVVHEPGTHFLYNTGATYVLGAILEKVSGQLITEYLKPRLFDPLEITDYDWELSPDGLNTGGYGLRLSTESIAKFGQFYLQKGKWNEKQLLNQEWIETATSKQTDSQAGDGDWSQGYGYQFWRCKPGFYRGDGAFGQYCIVMPDQESIIAVNSETFDMGKSMQLMWDHLLPGMTDSPLEANEEKYKQLLKICSEQELPVPKGNGSSSNSEKYSGKRYKLDSNPFNINSLMFNFETNGCQFITNEGKDAIELKYGSKKWEVNPAKTLNPFPVTKRANTGVPSLIASSGTWIDDNNFQLSNKFIEGIHTDKIIFTFDEEKLTVKFNLSSAEYGSWGPDERAEINGSV; this is encoded by the coding sequence ATGAAATCAAATAGAAGAGCTTTTCTAGGTCAACTATCGGCCAGTGCTGCTACACTTGCTATGTGGCCAATTCTAAGTGAATGTACAACTAATGAAGAAATGCTCAAGCTGCTGCCAACGGGTGTACCAGAAGCTGAAGGCGTGCACTCGCAAGCTATCATAGATTTTATAAATGCCGCAAACTCATCCGGCCTAGAGTGGCATAGCTTTATGCTGCTAAAACGAGGAAAAGTACTTGCTGAGACTTATTGGAAGCCCTTTGATAAAGGTATGAAACACGCCTTATATTCATTGAGTAAAAGTTTTACAAGTACTGCAATTGGTTTCGCAGTTCAAGAAAAGCTACTAACAGTGGAGGACCCAGTTATTTCTTTCTTTGAAAAAGAATATAAGGGAACGCCAGATGAAAATCTAAAGGCAATGAAGGTGAAGCATCTACTCACTATGACCACTGGTCACGACTCCGATACGCTCGGAGAAATGAGAAAAAATGTTGGTGAAAACTGGGTAAAATCTTTCATTAATCACCCTGTAGTACATGAGCCTGGTACCCATTTCTTATACAATACTGGTGCTACGTATGTGCTTGGGGCTATTTTAGAGAAAGTAAGCGGACAGCTCATTACCGAATACCTTAAACCAAGGCTTTTTGACCCGCTAGAAATCACTGATTACGATTGGGAACTTTCGCCTGATGGGCTTAATACTGGAGGGTATGGACTTAGGTTAAGCACGGAGTCCATTGCAAAATTTGGTCAGTTTTATCTTCAAAAAGGTAAATGGAATGAAAAGCAATTGCTCAACCAAGAATGGATTGAGACTGCTACTAGTAAACAAACAGACTCTCAGGCAGGTGACGGAGATTGGTCTCAGGGATATGGCTATCAATTTTGGCGTTGTAAGCCAGGTTTTTATCGTGGAGATGGGGCTTTTGGTCAATATTGCATTGTAATGCCCGATCAAGAAAGTATCATAGCTGTTAATTCTGAAACTTTTGACATGGGAAAATCCATGCAACTCATGTGGGATCATTTATTACCCGGCATGACTGATTCGCCTTTAGAAGCAAATGAGGAAAAATACAAGCAGCTTTTAAAAATATGCTCAGAGCAAGAATTACCAGTTCCTAAAGGGAATGGTTCGTCAAGCAATTCTGAAAAATATAGTGGTAAAAGATATAAGTTGGACAGTAACCCTTTTAATATAAATTCACTGATGTTCAACTTTGAAACCAATGGCTGTCAATTTATAACTAACGAAGGTAAAGATGCTATTGAGCTTAAATATGGATCAAAAAAATGGGAAGTAAATCCAGCCAAAACGCTCAATCCATTTCCGGTGACAAAGAGAGCCAATACGGGTGTTCCATCGCTTATTGCTTCATCAGGTACATGGATTGATGACAACAACTTTCAACTAAGCAATAAATTCATTGAAGGTATCCATACCGACAAAATAATTTTCACTTTTGACGAAGAAAAACTAACAGTAAAGTTCAACCTCAGTAGTGCAGAATATGGAAGTTGGGGGCCTGACGAAAGGGCAGAAATAAACGGATCGGTTTAG
- a CDS encoding Glucose/arabinose dehydrogenase, beta-propeller fold, which yields MSKGIWSFIFLIVLSLSCTKTEIVQKEEEEEEQPNPNAIWQVRDVFSNLEFLKPVEMVRAVDGSNRLFVLEQRGKVFSFVNDEGNPGLSLFLDLTDRVKSGGELGLLGMAFHPSFEINGKLYVHYTRENAGTETVISLLQFAKGGGNFLSEEVLLSYKQPFANHNAGSIQFGKDGYLYITSGDGGSGGDPQNNAQNLNSYLGKILRIDVDAIGENSKYGIPPDNPFINTSGAKPEIYAYGMRNPWKMTMDRETGKFWIGDVGQSTKEEIDILEKGGNYGWKITEGFDCFSPANNCDKTGLIDPIFDYGTNDGRSITGGYVYRGTKLKNIIGHYVYGDYVSGGIWALKYDETTKKATNTRLTSLVGALSSFGEDESGEIFMLNYQTGKLHKLVFE from the coding sequence ATGAGTAAAGGTATTTGGAGTTTTATTTTTTTGATTGTCTTATCATTGAGCTGTACAAAGACAGAAATTGTACAAAAAGAAGAGGAAGAAGAGGAGCAGCCCAATCCTAATGCGATATGGCAAGTAAGAGATGTTTTCAGTAATCTGGAGTTTCTAAAACCAGTCGAAATGGTTAGAGCCGTTGATGGTTCAAATCGCCTTTTTGTATTAGAACAGAGGGGAAAAGTTTTCTCATTTGTAAACGACGAAGGTAATCCCGGTCTTAGTTTATTTTTAGATTTAACTGATCGCGTAAAAAGTGGTGGAGAACTTGGATTGTTGGGAATGGCCTTTCATCCTAGCTTTGAAATAAACGGCAAACTTTATGTCCACTACACAAGAGAAAATGCTGGCACTGAAACTGTGATTTCCCTACTTCAATTTGCAAAAGGAGGCGGTAATTTCCTATCCGAAGAAGTACTATTGTCTTACAAACAACCATTTGCTAATCACAACGCAGGTTCCATTCAATTTGGTAAAGACGGATACTTGTACATTACAAGTGGAGATGGCGGAAGTGGTGGTGATCCACAAAACAACGCCCAAAACCTCAATAGCTATTTAGGTAAAATCTTAAGAATTGATGTGGACGCCATAGGTGAAAATTCGAAATATGGTATTCCGCCTGATAATCCGTTTATAAACACTAGTGGGGCAAAACCTGAGATTTACGCCTATGGAATGCGAAACCCTTGGAAAATGACCATGGATAGGGAAACAGGTAAATTTTGGATTGGGGATGTAGGCCAAAGCACCAAAGAAGAAATTGACATTCTTGAAAAAGGAGGCAATTATGGCTGGAAAATAACCGAAGGTTTTGACTGCTTCAGCCCTGCAAACAACTGTGACAAGACCGGATTGATAGATCCTATTTTTGATTATGGTACAAATGATGGTAGATCAATAACGGGTGGTTATGTGTATAGAGGTACCAAGTTGAAGAATATCATTGGCCATTATGTATACGGCGATTATGTAAGTGGAGGAATTTGGGCACTCAAATATGACGAGACAACAAAAAAGGCAACAAATACAAGACTTACTAGCCTAGTTGGTGCCCTATCATCTTTTGGTGAGGATGAAAGTGGTGAAATCTTTATGCTCAATTACCAGACAGGTAAGTTACATAAGCTCGTATTCGAATAA
- a CDS encoding CubicO group peptidase, beta-lactamase class C family, translated as MNQSDMKNKSILLFLLFSASQLFAQDYKAIDNYFAKAQKDWAVPGMSIGIVKDGKVVFSNSYGTLKAGEKDQPNEKSLYAIASNSKAFTSAIIGMLVQEGKLDWDDKVRKHLPYFALNDSYAGENATIRDILSHRVGLGTFSGDIMWYNANLSSEEIIKRIKFIPPAYEFRAGYGYSNLMFITAGEIIKTVTGKTWYQNVKERILDPLGMNRTFVNIDQVNKVGNAASPHRLENNSKHIPIPYTSWEEIAATGGLISCVDDLSKWMIFNLNNGIIGADTLLSSATRTNVWTVHNNFKVDRTTENPFGTQFSGYGLGWGLRDYQGHLRVSHTGGYDGMITSINLMPDQKLGIVVLTNGLKAPINALAYYTFDQFLGREFTDWSTIDLERNEKNHSNETRIADAKKSRVSGTKPSQKLSNYTGTYHTPVYGNINVKMVNGSLEVEFEHSPNLTAKLSHWHYDTFEMSFKKTHPWFSFGTIKFTSDNNQRIRGIEFDVPNDDFWFNELNAKKVN; from the coding sequence ATGAACCAATCGGATATGAAAAACAAATCAATCTTACTTTTTTTACTATTCTCTGCTAGTCAGCTCTTTGCTCAGGACTACAAGGCAATTGACAATTACTTCGCCAAAGCACAAAAAGACTGGGCTGTTCCTGGTATGTCAATCGGAATAGTAAAAGATGGTAAAGTCGTTTTTAGTAATAGTTATGGAACGCTAAAAGCAGGAGAGAAAGACCAACCCAACGAGAAATCGCTTTACGCCATCGCATCTAATTCAAAAGCATTCACATCTGCTATAATAGGAATGCTTGTTCAAGAAGGTAAGTTAGATTGGGATGACAAAGTAAGAAAGCACTTACCCTATTTCGCTTTGAACGATAGCTATGCGGGTGAAAATGCGACCATTAGAGACATTCTTAGCCACCGAGTTGGCTTGGGCACTTTTAGCGGAGATATCATGTGGTATAATGCAAACTTGAGCTCAGAAGAGATTATTAAAAGAATTAAATTCATTCCACCCGCATACGAGTTTAGAGCTGGCTATGGTTATTCCAACCTGATGTTTATCACAGCAGGTGAAATCATAAAAACTGTAACGGGCAAAACTTGGTATCAAAATGTGAAAGAGAGAATTCTAGACCCGCTTGGAATGAACCGTACATTTGTAAATATTGATCAGGTTAACAAAGTTGGAAACGCAGCTTCTCCTCATAGACTCGAAAATAACAGCAAACATATTCCAATTCCATATACTTCCTGGGAGGAAATTGCTGCTACAGGTGGGCTTATCTCTTGTGTGGACGACCTCAGCAAATGGATGATTTTCAATCTTAATAATGGGATTATAGGAGCAGATACCTTACTTAGTTCTGCCACAAGAACGAATGTGTGGACTGTGCATAATAATTTTAAAGTAGACAGAACCACCGAAAATCCATTTGGGACGCAGTTCTCTGGGTATGGTTTAGGCTGGGGTCTACGAGATTATCAAGGTCACCTAAGGGTTTCTCATACTGGAGGGTATGATGGAATGATCACTTCTATCAATTTAATGCCAGATCAAAAGCTTGGAATAGTGGTTCTCACAAATGGACTAAAAGCACCTATTAATGCATTGGCATATTATACCTTTGATCAATTTCTAGGAAGAGAATTTACTGATTGGTCTACCATAGATTTAGAAAGAAACGAGAAAAACCATAGCAATGAAACTCGAATTGCTGACGCTAAAAAAAGTAGGGTTTCTGGTACAAAACCAAGTCAAAAACTGAGCAATTATACCGGAACTTACCATACGCCAGTTTATGGAAATATCAATGTTAAAATGGTCAATGGTAGCTTAGAAGTTGAATTTGAACATTCGCCTAATCTTACGGCTAAACTAAGTCACTGGCATTATGATACCTTCGAGATGAGTTTCAAGAAAACCCATCCTTGGTTTAGTTTTGGAACGATAAAATTCACTAGCGATAACAATCAAAGAATTAGAGGAATTGAATTTGATGTACCCAATGATGATTTCTGGTTTAATGAGTTAAATGCGAAGAAGGTGAATTAG
- a CDS encoding Sugar phosphate isomerase/epimerase, protein MRRREFLKYSTATLLAGSSLAALANPTGTLKKYGCQLYSVRDLMPKDPKGVMTSLAKMGYTQFESYSSDPFWGMSPKECKKFLKDLGVKMISSHSQMKAIDDAFAAQAAEAGLSYVICPFIGMQPGEDAWKKRADDFNEKGEICKKHGIKFGYHNHSYSFAFVSGIKGQMVLIENTDPDLVCFELDMCWSEAAGENTMAHLDKYGNRYELCHVKQLVVKEPKPKQTDLADGIIDYAKLMRSAKDNGIKYFLVEQEQYPTSPIASMENNAAYMKNLVF, encoded by the coding sequence ATGAGAAGAAGAGAATTTTTAAAGTATAGTACAGCCACGTTGTTGGCAGGAAGTTCGTTAGCAGCTTTGGCGAATCCAACAGGAACTCTCAAGAAATATGGCTGCCAGCTGTATAGTGTAAGGGATTTAATGCCAAAAGATCCCAAAGGAGTAATGACCTCACTTGCCAAAATGGGATATACCCAATTTGAAAGTTATTCTTCGGATCCTTTTTGGGGTATGAGTCCCAAGGAATGTAAGAAATTCTTGAAAGATCTTGGAGTGAAAATGATTAGTAGTCATTCACAAATGAAGGCTATAGATGACGCTTTTGCAGCTCAGGCGGCCGAGGCTGGTCTTTCATACGTGATTTGTCCTTTCATAGGAATGCAGCCGGGAGAGGATGCTTGGAAAAAGCGTGCCGACGATTTTAATGAAAAAGGAGAGATATGCAAAAAGCATGGAATTAAGTTTGGATATCATAACCATAGTTACTCCTTCGCTTTTGTGAGTGGCATAAAAGGTCAGATGGTTTTGATCGAAAATACCGATCCTGACTTAGTCTGTTTTGAGCTAGATATGTGTTGGAGTGAGGCCGCTGGCGAAAATACTATGGCACATTTAGACAAGTATGGCAATAGATACGAGCTTTGTCACGTTAAACAATTGGTAGTCAAAGAACCCAAGCCAAAACAAACCGACTTGGCGGATGGAATTATAGACTATGCGAAGTTGATGAGATCGGCAAAAGACAATGGTATAAAATATTTTTTGGTGGAGCAGGAGCAATACCCAACATCACCAATTGCCAGCATGGAAAACAATGCGGCATATATGAAGAATTTGGTATTCTAG
- a CDS encoding TIGR00266 family protein: protein MRSHEIDYEILGEDIQVVQIELDPNETVIAEAGTMLFMEDGIQFETKMGDGSQPNQSVMGKIFQAGSRVLMGESLFMTHFTNRGHGKRKVAFAAPYPGTIKAVDLSQIKQNTLIVQKDAFLCAAMGTSISIHFNKRFGAGLFGGEGFILERIQGDGLAFIHSGGVVMEKTLNNETLRIDTGCIVAYEPQLNFDVQSAGGLKSIIFGGEGMFLATLSGTGKVWIQSLPISKLIQRLSPAGGNKNKESGSVLGGITDLFER, encoded by the coding sequence ATGAGAAGTCATGAGATTGATTACGAGATCTTGGGTGAAGACATCCAAGTGGTACAGATAGAATTGGATCCAAACGAAACCGTAATTGCAGAGGCAGGAACCATGCTTTTTATGGAAGATGGTATTCAGTTTGAAACCAAAATGGGAGATGGAAGCCAGCCAAACCAGTCGGTGATGGGAAAGATCTTCCAAGCTGGTAGCCGTGTACTTATGGGAGAGTCTCTGTTTATGACACACTTTACCAATCGGGGACATGGCAAGCGAAAAGTGGCTTTTGCAGCTCCTTATCCTGGCACGATCAAGGCAGTAGACTTGTCGCAGATAAAACAGAATACCCTCATTGTTCAGAAAGACGCCTTTCTATGTGCCGCTATGGGAACGAGTATTTCCATTCATTTCAACAAGCGATTTGGAGCAGGGCTCTTTGGAGGTGAAGGATTTATTTTGGAACGTATTCAAGGAGATGGTTTAGCTTTTATTCACTCGGGTGGTGTCGTGATGGAAAAAACACTCAATAACGAAACATTACGAATAGACACAGGTTGTATTGTTGCATACGAGCCTCAATTGAATTTTGATGTTCAATCCGCAGGAGGACTAAAATCTATCATTTTCGGAGGAGAGGGAATGTTTCTCGCAACACTTTCTGGAACTGGAAAAGTTTGGATTCAATCTCTGCCAATTTCTAAGCTAATTCAAAGATTATCTCCCGCAGGTGGAAATAAAAACAAAGAGAGCGGTAGCGTTTTGGGAGGGATCACAGATTTATTTGAGAGGTGA